The following coding sequences lie in one Pontibacter sp. G13 genomic window:
- a CDS encoding AraC family transcriptional regulator has product MILKHQHFDLATKIAIERVVFQAPVTVDAQMHNEACFLYSFNSPSKLYSVDAPYRMAGQEGVVMKCGNYLQKWHAAEDEASGEAIAVHFYPEILKEIYQDKLPKFLSSKPAPNPVAVQGVSIDPLLQNYIQSLRFHFEHPELVTEEWVVLKVKELVMLLAQTENSAQIRQILQDLFNPTAINFKDVIQANLYEDLSVQDLAMLVNMSESSFKRKFKEIFQDSPAHYIKSKRLARAAELLVVSDLRVTDICYDCGFNDVGHFSKSFSGQYGCSPSQYRERRLA; this is encoded by the coding sequence ATGATCCTCAAGCACCAGCATTTCGATCTTGCCACCAAGATTGCCATCGAACGAGTTGTGTTTCAGGCTCCGGTCACCGTAGATGCCCAGATGCACAATGAAGCTTGTTTTCTCTACAGCTTCAACAGCCCTTCCAAGTTATACTCTGTGGATGCTCCCTACCGAATGGCCGGTCAGGAAGGGGTAGTGATGAAATGTGGAAATTATCTCCAGAAGTGGCACGCCGCCGAAGATGAAGCCTCCGGCGAGGCCATTGCGGTGCATTTCTATCCTGAGATCCTCAAGGAAATCTATCAGGACAAGCTCCCCAAATTTCTCTCCAGCAAGCCTGCTCCCAATCCCGTTGCGGTACAGGGGGTGAGTATCGATCCGCTCCTTCAGAATTATATCCAATCTCTCCGGTTTCACTTCGAGCATCCAGAATTGGTCACTGAGGAATGGGTGGTTCTCAAGGTCAAGGAGTTGGTGATGCTGCTCGCCCAGACAGAAAACTCCGCCCAGATTCGCCAGATTCTCCAAGATCTATTCAATCCTACGGCGATCAACTTCAAAGATGTGATCCAGGCCAACCTCTACGAAGATCTGTCGGTGCAGGACTTGGCGATGCTGGTGAACATGAGCGAGTCCTCCTTCAAGCGGAAATTCAAGGAGATTTTCCAAGATAGTCCCGCCCACTACATCAAGTCCAAACGATTGGCCAGAGCAGCCGAACTGCTGGTTGTGAGTGATTTGCGGGTGACGGATATCTGCTACGATTGTGGATTCAACGATGTGGGACATTTCTCCAAATCCTTCTCTGGGCAGTATGGGTGCTCTCCTTCGCAGTATCGCGAACGACGCTTGGCCTGA
- a CDS encoding SRPBCC family protein → MDVIIKSLLPLTLLLFAVSVVQAQKKVQTFKVSQVINAPADKVWAIVGQDYGAVANSHPRIISSNYINGSLQAREGAERVCNFNDKGTQFLHERMVNYDPDNMTFVNQVFHAGKFPVDPDYTRALYKVEDLGNGQSRMTFDMQFRTKPAMMGALMKGNFRKLIEDYFISIEHHARTGEVVNKENFKQIKKQYKKQKVDQSSSDMEMAEAAE, encoded by the coding sequence ATGGACGTAATCATCAAATCCCTCTTGCCCCTCACGCTGCTTTTGTTTGCTGTCAGCGTAGTTCAAGCTCAGAAGAAGGTTCAGACCTTCAAGGTTTCACAAGTCATCAATGCGCCTGCCGATAAGGTCTGGGCCATCGTCGGCCAAGATTATGGAGCAGTCGCCAATTCGCATCCACGGATCATCAGCTCCAATTACATCAACGGATCACTTCAAGCTCGCGAAGGAGCGGAAAGGGTGTGTAATTTCAATGACAAAGGAACCCAGTTTCTCCACGAGCGAATGGTCAATTACGATCCTGACAACATGACCTTTGTGAATCAGGTATTTCATGCGGGCAAATTCCCAGTAGATCCTGATTATACGCGGGCCCTCTACAAAGTGGAAGACCTCGGCAATGGCCAATCCCGGATGACTTTTGACATGCAATTCCGCACCAAGCCCGCCATGATGGGCGCTTTGATGAAAGGCAATTTCCGCAAACTGATTGAAGATTACTTCATCTCCATTGAGCACCACGCTCGCACAGGAGAGGTCGTGAACAAGGAGAACTTCAAGCAGATCAAGAAGCAATACAAAAAGCAGAAAGTCGATCAGTCATCATCCGACATGGAAATGGCAGAAGCTGCGGAATAA
- a CDS encoding tail fiber protein, which yields MEQYLAEIRMFAGNFAPQGWALCQGQLLQIASFQALYSLLGTQYGGDGRTTFGLPDLRSRFPIHFGCADFGGCYDLAEKGGEEFQTITEAQLPNHDHVWAPKANNQAGTNADPTGRYLANTLPVDPEYSDIQNTQMAADTTGSTGGSQPLDIRQPYLTINYIISTTGVYPSRS from the coding sequence ATGGAACAGTATTTAGCTGAAATCAGGATGTTTGCGGGCAATTTTGCTCCCCAAGGCTGGGCACTCTGCCAAGGGCAGTTGCTACAGATAGCATCCTTTCAGGCCCTATATTCCCTGCTGGGAACTCAGTATGGAGGCGATGGGCGTACGACTTTTGGACTACCAGATTTGAGATCTAGGTTCCCTATTCATTTTGGATGTGCAGACTTCGGTGGCTGCTATGACTTGGCAGAAAAAGGAGGAGAAGAATTCCAGACGATCACAGAAGCTCAACTCCCAAATCACGACCATGTCTGGGCACCCAAAGCCAACAATCAGGCAGGAACCAATGCAGATCCAACCGGCCGATATCTAGCCAACACCCTTCCAGTAGACCCTGAATACTCGGACATCCAAAATACACAAATGGCAGCCGACACCACTGGGAGTACCGGAGGTAGCCAACCACTGGATATTCGTCAACCATATTTGACGATTAACTATATCATATCTACCACAGGTGTATACCCATCAAGAAGCTAG
- a CDS encoding tail fiber protein encodes MEPFIGEIRLFAGNFAPRGWAFCNGSLIAVSSNTALFSILGTTYGGDGRTDFALPDLRGRVPIQQGQGAGLSYYGLGQRGGSPRAYLSVAQIPAHSHPVAQKAYDKPGTSADPSNRYLANSVGFDREYADEANTSMALNMTGNTGGSQPISLQQPYLALNFIIALVGLYPSRS; translated from the coding sequence ATGGAACCTTTCATCGGCGAAATCCGATTGTTTGCGGGGAATTTTGCGCCCCGAGGCTGGGCGTTTTGTAATGGATCATTGATAGCGGTATCCTCCAATACTGCGTTGTTCTCCATCTTGGGTACCACATACGGAGGAGACGGCAGAACTGATTTTGCGCTTCCTGATTTGCGCGGCCGTGTACCCATTCAACAGGGACAAGGAGCAGGCCTTAGCTATTATGGGCTTGGACAGCGCGGTGGAAGCCCGAGGGCATATTTGTCTGTTGCTCAGATTCCAGCCCACAGTCACCCTGTAGCACAAAAAGCCTACGACAAGCCAGGTACAAGCGCAGATCCCTCCAATCGGTATCTAGCCAACTCTGTAGGATTCGACCGCGAATATGCAGATGAAGCCAACACCAGTATGGCCCTGAATATGACAGGCAATACCGGTGGAAGCCAGCCTATCAGCCTACAACAACCCTACTTAGCCCTCAACTTCATCATCGCTTTGGTCGGATTGTATCCTTCTCGCAGCTAA